The Apus apus isolate bApuApu2 chromosome 8, bApuApu2.pri.cur, whole genome shotgun sequence genome has a window encoding:
- the MELTF gene encoding melanotransferrin isoform X7: protein MRARGLWALLAALRAGWCLLPQAGYLHPDEFFQSPEVMAGDILNLHVYYPWEFLSSSPCRTVVFPLVTSGVTYWVIKSLQQLDLCSSCINSYTLLVSPRLLFTIFSFILDYCVYRLAPFWEADPWKALVLLAGSYVTLVFYTRTFTNTLEGLLFALLMVLVSSRSRGSLAEPTSSPLIGVVTAAGFFNRPTFLAFALMPLLYWVGLIVDCHKSIKTVINHFLKLVLCSCFTAIIFITADTLYFTSMGLDNIYSIKESSIFDVVGQLNEKIIVTPLNFLRYNLNPRNLALHGSHPRVTHFAVNGIMLFGILHILAICAGFKMLKEYIHHLIWVRANRHGSSGLLVHSKGNPTLLLFYFVPLAILSLFSHQEPRFLIPLILPLVLFSTSQNRAVKWKHVIVVFNVLGALLFGCLHQGGLIPCLFHLEQLLHSPDSSSHPTHYSLLFAHTYMPPRSLLNIKKRDTHIEVIDMAGCEEETLCQTVEQQANNCTCSDCHVFVIIPGTVRATITKCGVLFKNETLIFPHLSMEDPPQIPFLFSGNWRSQLGLYILQVERSQASLDFRRKIF from the exons atGCGCGCCCGGGGGCTGTGGGCGCTGCTGGCCGCGCTGCGGGCGGGCTGGTGCCTGCTGCCGCAGGCCGGCTACCTGCACCCCGACGAGTTCTTCCAGTCGCCCGAGGTGATGGCCG GAGACATTTTAAACCTACATGTCTATTATCCTTGGGAGTTCCTTTCCAGCTCTCCTTGCAGAACGGTTGTTTTCCCATTAGTGACATCTGGAGTTACCTACTGGGTGATCAagtctttgcagcagctggaCTTATGTTCAAGTTGCATCAACAGCTACACCCTTCTTGTGTCACCTCGTCTTCTCTTTACCATCTTTTCCTTCATTCTCGACTATTGCGTTTATCGATTGGCTCCTTTTTGGGAAGCAGATCCATGGAAAGCTCTGGTACTTCTTGCTGGATCATACGTTACTCTGGTATTTTATACAAGAACATTTACCAACACACTTGAAGGacttctctttgctcttttgATGGTATTGGTTTCCTCTAGGTCTAGGGGCAGCTTAGCAGAGCCTACAAGCAGCCCTCTCATAGGTGTTGTAACAGCTGCTGGGTTTTTCAACAGACCAACGTTTTTGGCTTTTGCTCTAATGCCCCTGCTTTACTGGGTAGGTTTAATTGTTGACTGTCATAAGAGCATTAAAACTGTCATAAACCACTTTTTGAAGCTTGTTCTATGTTCGTGTTTCACTGCCATTATTTTCATAACAGCTGACACCTTGTATTTTACCTCCATGGGCCTAGACAACATCTACAGCATCAAAGAGAGCAGCATATTTGATGTGGTAGGTCAACTAAATGAGAAAATTATAGTAACCCCTTTAAATTTTCTCAGGTATAATCTTAATCCTCGTAATCTTGCACTGCATGGAAGTCACCCACGAGTGACTCATTTTGCAGTCAACGGAATAATGCTGTTTGGGATCTTACATATCCTGGCCATCTGTGCAGGGTTTAAAATGTTAAAGGAATATATCCATCACCTGATATGGGTCAGAGCAAATCGCCATGGGTCATCTGGGCTGTTAGTGCATTCTAAGGGCAATCCAACAttactgctgttttattttgttcctttggCAATTCTCTCCCTGTTCAGCCACCAAGAACCTCGGTTTCTCATTCCTCTCATCCTGCCATTAGTCCTGTTCAGCACGTCACAGAACAGAGCTGTAAAGTGGAAACACGTTATTGTTGTGTTCAATGTTCTTGGGGCTTTGTTGTTTGGGTGCTTACACCAAGGAGGACTCATCCCATGTCTGTTTCACTTGGAGCAACTCCTGCATTCTCCAGACTCTTCAAGCCACCCAACACACTATTCCCTGCTCTTTGCTCACACCTATATGCCTCCTAGGTCTCTGCTTAATATCAAGAAGAGAGACACACATATAGAAGTCATTGATATGGCTGGGTGTGAAGAAGAAACCCTCTGCCAAACAGTAGAGCAGCAGGCAAACAATTGTACCTGCAGTGACTGTCATGTTTTTGTTATAATCCCTGGTACAGTCAGAGCCACAATTACAAAATGTGGTGTCTTGTTCAAGAATGAGACTTTGATATTTCCACACTTATCAATGGAAGACCCACCACAAATACCCTTCTTATTCAGTGGAAATTGGAGAAGTCAGTTAGGACTATACATCCTTCAGGTAGAGAGATCACAAGCATCTTTAGattttaggagaaaaatattctag